One window of Thermoplasmatales archaeon genomic DNA carries:
- a CDS encoding TrmB family transcriptional regulator has product METTNDEFSKISELLRLLGLSYYEAQGFAALVYHGIADADTVADSAKIPRTSAYKVMESLVEKGFAKETQGRPRMFKPEDMNKIRNEFTEKIDDLFRRLKALQDVLPSKGEPQLIYTIHGTDKVYDKIKEMINLTERELIICTPRIRDIRTAFKKNIENAVKRGVKIIFITPPNKRVPSPSTVYRKEGLIATDVVSDQERAMLAAPEMDACGYSDNPALVAHVFQFVNMMMNGETPKTV; this is encoded by the coding sequence ATGGAGACTACTAACGATGAATTTTCAAAGATCTCTGAGTTGCTGAGGCTTTTGGGTCTGTCGTATTATGAGGCGCAGGGCTTTGCTGCGCTTGTCTATCATGGTATCGCTGACGCAGATACCGTAGCAGATTCCGCTAAGATTCCAAGAACATCTGCATACAAGGTGATGGAGTCTCTGGTCGAAAAGGGTTTCGCAAAAGAGACACAGGGACGGCCAAGGATGTTCAAGCCAGAAGACATGAACAAAATTAGGAACGAATTCACTGAAAAAATTGACGATCTGTTCCGAAGGCTAAAAGCGCTTCAAGACGTTCTTCCATCAAAGGGGGAACCGCAACTGATCTACACGATTCATGGGACGGACAAAGTTTATGACAAAATTAAAGAAATGATAAACCTGACCGAGAGGGAACTTATAATATGCACACCAAGGATAAGAGACATTCGAACAGCATTCAAGAAAAATATCGAGAATGCCGTGAAGAGGGGGGTCAAGATCATTTTCATTACACCGCCTAATAAGAGAGTACCCTCACCATCAACTGTTTATAGAAAAGAAGGCCTTATCGCCACCGATGTAGTAAGTGATCAGGAGAGAGCTATGCTTGCCGCTCCTGAAATGGATGCATGTGGTTATTCCGATAATCCCGCTCTTGTGGCGCATGTTTTCCAGTTTGTGAACATGATGATGAACGGCGAAACGCCAAAGACGGTGTAG
- the ppdK gene encoding pyruvate, phosphate dikinase gives MMSAKYVYLFSEGSKEMVDLLGGKGAGLAEMKKIGLNVPPGFTITTEACLQYLKKKEFPDQMWEQTLEALATIEKESGKKFGSRSSPLLVSVRSGAKISMPGMMDTVLNVGLNDETVQGLAEASSNERFAYDSYRRLIQMFGNVVLDVPKENFEENLTAIKKKYGKKEDYELSADQLKELINLYFGVYEKEGLKFPQEPVEQMRLCVEAVFRSWNSERAIAYREINKIPDTLGTAVSVVTMVFGNMGEDSATGVAFTRDPNTGEHKLFAEFLQNAQGEDVVAGIRTPKYIDDMKTLMPQAYSDLVRSAEILENHYKDMQDMEFTIEKGRFYMLQTRNGKRTAVAAVRMAVEMANEGLITRETAVLRITPSTLDLLLHPQVKKSKHEKAIGKGLAASPGAAVGEIVFTSEDAVAKSKDGKKVILVRPETTADDVRGMAASEGFLTQKGGMTSHAAVVARAMGKPAVVGAEMLVVSVREKKATVNGLVLGEGDVVTIDGATGEFFKGRLEVEIPAINEQTKIILEWADSFRKLGVRANANTPAEAKMARENGAEGIGLARTERMFLGTDRIPIMRAMIMSQTREQRIQYLNQLLPMQVSDFTEFFRTMEGFPVIIRLLDPPLHEFLPSKEDVLQEEFDLKLKLTKTTDNKEMDSIVGRLAELNSLLTVIRNIEEFNPMLGFRGCRLGLLYPEIYEMQVRAIITAAKKVIEEGRKIFPEIMIPLVGHSNEMKRLKTSLREIAKEAMGSTEIDYKFGTMIEIPRACVTADQIAKYAEFFSFGTNDLTQMTFGYSRDDAEGKFMAKYLEYGILKDDPFNSLDREGVGELMQIAVKKGRRTNKTLEIGICGEQGGDPDTIEFCHQIGLNYVSASPFRLPIARLAAARAALQSKESDNEE, from the coding sequence ATGATGTCAGCCAAATATGTATATCTTTTTTCGGAAGGCAGCAAAGAGATGGTGGACCTTCTGGGTGGAAAAGGAGCCGGCTTAGCAGAAATGAAGAAAATCGGGTTGAATGTCCCTCCCGGATTCACAATAACAACCGAGGCATGTCTGCAATATCTCAAGAAGAAGGAGTTCCCTGATCAAATGTGGGAACAGACACTTGAGGCTCTAGCAACCATTGAGAAGGAATCCGGTAAGAAGTTTGGTTCACGATCTTCGCCACTCCTTGTTTCCGTGAGGTCAGGTGCAAAGATCAGCATGCCAGGTATGATGGATACAGTTCTCAATGTTGGATTAAATGATGAAACAGTTCAGGGTCTAGCAGAGGCGAGTTCCAACGAACGCTTTGCCTACGATTCTTACAGAAGATTGATCCAGATGTTTGGGAATGTTGTTTTGGACGTGCCCAAGGAGAATTTTGAGGAAAACCTCACAGCAATAAAGAAGAAGTACGGTAAGAAGGAAGACTATGAACTCAGTGCTGACCAGCTTAAGGAGTTGATCAACCTCTACTTCGGTGTATATGAAAAAGAGGGTCTGAAATTCCCGCAGGAACCTGTTGAACAGATGAGATTATGCGTTGAAGCCGTATTCCGATCATGGAACAGCGAGCGAGCCATAGCCTACAGGGAGATAAACAAAATTCCTGATACCCTTGGTACAGCTGTGAGTGTTGTTACAATGGTCTTCGGTAATATGGGTGAAGATTCAGCTACTGGCGTTGCGTTTACCCGCGATCCAAACACCGGGGAACATAAACTGTTTGCGGAGTTTCTTCAGAATGCACAGGGAGAAGATGTGGTTGCCGGAATAAGGACGCCAAAGTACATAGATGATATGAAGACCCTTATGCCACAGGCATATTCTGATCTCGTCCGTTCTGCAGAAATTCTGGAGAACCATTACAAGGATATGCAGGACATGGAATTCACCATAGAGAAGGGCAGATTTTACATGCTGCAGACAAGGAACGGAAAAAGAACTGCAGTTGCAGCAGTGCGTATGGCTGTTGAAATGGCAAATGAAGGTCTTATTACAAGAGAAACTGCAGTATTGAGAATAACACCGTCGACCCTTGATCTTTTACTGCATCCACAGGTAAAGAAGTCCAAACATGAGAAAGCTATCGGTAAGGGATTGGCAGCTTCGCCTGGTGCTGCGGTTGGTGAAATAGTGTTTACCTCTGAAGATGCTGTCGCCAAATCCAAAGACGGAAAGAAGGTGATCCTGGTAAGACCTGAAACTACTGCGGACGACGTCAGGGGTATGGCTGCATCTGAAGGATTTTTGACGCAGAAAGGCGGGATGACATCTCACGCCGCAGTCGTTGCAAGGGCTATGGGAAAACCTGCAGTTGTGGGAGCCGAAATGCTGGTTGTTAGCGTCAGGGAGAAAAAGGCAACCGTGAACGGCCTCGTGCTGGGAGAGGGCGACGTCGTTACAATCGACGGAGCCACTGGCGAGTTCTTCAAAGGAAGACTGGAGGTAGAGATACCTGCAATAAACGAGCAAACTAAAATCATTCTGGAATGGGCTGACAGTTTCAGAAAACTTGGAGTACGTGCAAATGCCAATACGCCGGCTGAAGCAAAAATGGCCCGTGAAAACGGAGCTGAAGGTATAGGTTTGGCGAGAACCGAGAGAATGTTTCTAGGAACAGATAGAATCCCCATAATGCGTGCCATGATCATGAGCCAGACCAGGGAACAAAGGATTCAGTATCTCAATCAGCTTCTTCCGATGCAGGTATCGGATTTCACTGAATTTTTCAGGACAATGGAAGGATTTCCGGTGATAATCCGCTTGCTCGACCCACCACTTCATGAATTCCTTCCAAGCAAGGAAGATGTTCTTCAGGAGGAATTCGATCTCAAATTGAAGCTTACCAAGACCACAGACAACAAGGAAATGGATTCCATTGTGGGAAGACTTGCAGAACTTAACAGCCTTCTTACAGTAATAAGGAATATTGAGGAGTTTAATCCCATGCTTGGTTTCAGAGGATGCAGACTAGGCCTGCTTTACCCCGAAATATACGAGATGCAAGTCAGGGCAATAATAACTGCAGCGAAGAAAGTTATCGAAGAAGGCAGGAAAATTTTCCCGGAGATTATGATCCCGCTTGTTGGACATTCAAACGAGATGAAACGCCTGAAAACATCTCTTAGGGAGATTGCCAAAGAAGCCATGGGAAGCACTGAAATAGATTACAAATTTGGAACCATGATAGAGATACCCCGGGCATGTGTAACCGCTGACCAGATAGCCAAATATGCAGAGTTCTTCTCTTTCGGCACGAATGATCTCACTCAGATGACATTCGGTTACAGCCGAGACGACGCCGAAGGGAAATTCATGGCCAAGTACCTTGAGTATGGAATACTCAAGGATGATCCGTTCAATTCTTTGGATCGTGAAGGTGTAGGTGAATTAATGCAAATTGCAGTAAAGAAGGGCAGGAGAACAAATAAAACCCTCGAAATAGGCATATGCGGTGAACAGGGAGGCGATCCTGACACGATAGAGTTCTGTCATCAGATTGGTTTGAACTACGTATCTGCTTCTCCGTTCAGGCTTCCAATAGCGAGGTTGGCGGCAGCAAGAGCTGCACTTCAGTCCAAGGAATCGGACAACGAAGAATAA
- a CDS encoding PaaI family thioesterase, whose product MKEQLSEILKLDNFLKNFDIDIVEAVQGFLKLKFPLERNLLRPGGIMNGGAIMSIMDAAGGLSVMTYGEAIDELTVNMTVNFLRPAKEGPVTVTSRVAKGGKKIYFVKMKLYDGKGNLCAYATGNWLIRRLENDD is encoded by the coding sequence ATGAAAGAGCAGCTTTCTGAGATCCTTAAACTTGATAATTTTCTTAAGAATTTTGATATCGATATTGTTGAAGCTGTCCAAGGGTTTCTTAAACTTAAATTCCCATTGGAAAGGAATCTGCTTAGGCCTGGGGGGATAATGAACGGAGGTGCGATCATGAGTATAATGGATGCCGCCGGCGGACTGTCGGTAATGACATACGGGGAAGCAATAGATGAGCTCACTGTTAATATGACTGTAAATTTTCTACGTCCTGCCAAAGAAGGACCGGTGACCGTTACTTCACGTGTCGCCAAAGGTGGGAAAAAGATTTATTTTGTGAAGATGAAGCTTTATGACGGAAAGGGAAATCTTTGTGCTTATGCAACAGGAAACTGGCTTATAAGGAGACTTGAAAATGACGACTGA
- the tmk gene encoding dTMP kinase — protein MKGKLFAFEGMDGSGKSSQSALLRDWIAQSRDAYLTEWNSSEWVHDIIKESKKKELLTPITFSLIHATDFCDRYEKFVLPLMRIGYVIIADRYIYTAYARDKARGVDSKWIRELYSFAAKPDITFYIRVKPEVAYSRIKSQRQQINPQESGHDIFPDLDQRNGFLKYQSMILETYDEIAEENNFVIIDGTRTPREVQMEIRSNIRGIL, from the coding sequence ATGAAAGGGAAACTTTTTGCGTTTGAAGGTATGGATGGTTCTGGGAAATCCAGCCAATCCGCTTTGTTGAGAGACTGGATAGCCCAATCCAGAGATGCCTATCTTACAGAATGGAATTCATCCGAATGGGTACATGACATAATAAAAGAATCAAAGAAGAAGGAATTATTGACTCCTATAACTTTCAGTTTGATACACGCCACTGATTTTTGTGATCGTTACGAAAAGTTTGTCTTGCCACTAATGAGGATTGGATATGTTATAATAGCAGATAGGTACATTTACACGGCCTATGCGAGAGACAAGGCAAGAGGTGTGGATAGTAAGTGGATAAGAGAGCTTTATTCATTTGCAGCAAAACCTGACATTACATTTTATATTCGGGTGAAGCCTGAGGTCGCCTATAGCAGAATAAAATCGCAACGGCAGCAGATAAACCCACAAGAATCTGGCCATGATATTTTTCCGGATCTCGACCAGAGAAATGGATTCTTAAAGTATCAGTCTATGATTCTAGAAACTTATGATGAAATAGCTGAAGAAAATAACTTCGTGATTATCGATGGAACACGGACACCGAGAGAAGTCCAAATGGAAATAAGGAGTAACATACGAGGGATTTTATGA
- the coaBC gene encoding bifunctional phosphopantothenoylcysteine decarboxylase/phosphopantothenate--cysteine ligase CoaBC, with product MTTETGYEGSLKDKTVILGVCASISIYRTLDVVRDLRREGANVIVGMTNEAQEMIDPRLFAWASGNTVVTEISGNVEHVELFLHKEKERMLLVCPTTYNAVGKMANGIADDVVSLFFSFALGNNNPVVICPVMHEAMMSNKINSNNLATLESAGAIIMPPLIEEEKAKISQSSKIIDFVKLAFFRTLLNGTRTLIIGGRGDEPIDPVRVITNRGTGLTGYYLSRYAFIFGSSHVVYVGNSDYEIPDYVEFHEAHTLDEYFDSVRKILDSERFDIVINSASLPDFSVSKPSKVKLDSDSDWKIELKKERKLNRLIREKHKGKFVTFKLEGSEIPRNWKKLLSSQGGDYIVYNSFSEKHDPYGRVQNHYFLIDANGPSDIGNITKQEMVMKLFLYLEKNSHGEKN from the coding sequence ATGACGACTGAAACAGGATACGAAGGATCCTTGAAAGACAAGACCGTGATACTGGGGGTATGTGCAAGCATTTCTATCTACAGAACCCTTGACGTAGTAAGGGATTTGCGCAGGGAAGGAGCGAATGTTATAGTCGGAATGACCAATGAAGCTCAGGAGATGATCGATCCAAGACTCTTTGCATGGGCTTCTGGGAATACGGTTGTGACAGAGATTAGTGGAAATGTGGAACATGTCGAGTTGTTTCTTCACAAAGAAAAGGAGAGAATGCTCCTTGTATGCCCTACCACCTATAATGCTGTCGGGAAGATGGCAAACGGAATAGCTGATGATGTGGTCTCACTCTTTTTCTCATTTGCTCTTGGTAATAACAATCCGGTAGTCATTTGCCCGGTTATGCATGAAGCCATGATGTCTAATAAAATAAATTCCAATAATTTAGCCACTTTGGAAAGTGCAGGTGCGATTATAATGCCGCCACTAATTGAAGAGGAAAAAGCAAAGATCTCACAATCAAGCAAAATTATCGATTTCGTCAAGCTGGCATTCTTCAGGACATTGTTGAACGGGACCCGAACACTCATAATAGGCGGACGAGGAGATGAGCCGATAGATCCCGTAAGAGTGATCACTAACAGAGGGACAGGACTTACTGGATATTACCTTTCCAGGTACGCTTTTATCTTCGGGTCTTCACACGTGGTATATGTCGGTAATTCAGATTATGAAATTCCGGATTACGTGGAATTTCACGAAGCACACACACTTGATGAATACTTCGATTCCGTGAGAAAGATACTGGACAGTGAAAGATTTGATATCGTTATAAATTCAGCGTCTCTTCCGGATTTCTCTGTCTCTAAACCAAGCAAAGTGAAGCTGGACAGTGACAGCGATTGGAAGATAGAGCTAAAGAAGGAGCGAAAATTGAACCGATTGATTAGGGAGAAACACAAGGGTAAATTTGTGACCTTCAAACTTGAGGGCTCTGAAATACCACGAAACTGGAAAAAACTCCTGAGTAGTCAAGGGGGCGATTATATTGTTTACAATTCATTCTCTGAGAAGCACGATCCATACGGCAGAGTTCAGAACCATTATTTCCTGATCGATGCGAACGGCCCGAGTGACATCGGAAACATTACAAAGCAAGAGATGGTTATGAAACTATTCTTATACCTAGAGAAAAATTCTCACGGTGAAAAAAATTGA
- a CDS encoding deoxyribonuclease IV, whose protein sequence is MKDITDIMLIGGHISTSGGVSLSPERASVFGFRTFQIFSKNQMQWKSKPLDPNEIEKFHAEVKKRSQQGIMVHASYLLNLGTSKRDLRAKVEVGFEEEIRRADQLGISYLVIHPGSSFDSEPNVAIKNIIENLNNAISEEQKCIILLENSAGQGNTVGRTFEELSGIIGGVEMKDRIGVCIDTCHAWAAGYDIKSEAGYNETMDQFDSIIGLNKLYGFHLNDSKNGKGDRLDRHEQIGKGRIGDEGFANFVNDKRLRPKSFVFETPLGEAGYSNDLDHLRKILRSD, encoded by the coding sequence TTGAAAGATATCACCGACATTATGCTAATAGGAGGACACATATCCACTTCGGGAGGTGTATCACTTTCACCAGAAAGGGCCAGTGTCTTCGGTTTTCGGACATTTCAAATATTCTCGAAAAATCAGATGCAGTGGAAGAGCAAACCTCTCGATCCTAATGAAATTGAAAAATTCCATGCAGAGGTTAAGAAGAGATCCCAACAGGGGATAATGGTTCATGCCTCCTACCTCCTGAATCTTGGCACGTCCAAGAGAGACCTCAGGGCAAAGGTTGAGGTGGGATTTGAAGAAGAGATAAGAAGGGCGGATCAGCTCGGTATAAGCTATCTCGTGATTCACCCCGGATCGTCATTCGATTCTGAGCCAAACGTTGCGATTAAAAATATTATTGAAAACCTTAACAACGCGATCTCAGAGGAGCAAAAATGTATAATACTTCTTGAAAATTCGGCTGGTCAGGGGAACACAGTGGGCAGGACATTTGAGGAGCTTTCTGGAATTATTGGGGGAGTCGAGATGAAAGACAGGATCGGGGTGTGCATTGATACGTGCCATGCCTGGGCCGCCGGATATGATATAAAATCAGAAGCGGGTTACAACGAGACAATGGATCAGTTCGACTCTATTATTGGCTTGAATAAGTTATACGGTTTTCATCTAAATGATTCTAAAAATGGAAAAGGAGATCGGTTGGACAGGCATGAGCAGATTGGAAAAGGCAGAATAGGCGACGAAGGTTTTGCTAATTTTGTCAATGATAAAAGGCTCCGACCAAAATCTTTTGTCTTCGAGACCCCACTTGGTGAAGCCGGGTATTCGAATGACCTGGATCATTTGCGAAAGATACTGAGGTCAGATTGA
- a CDS encoding DUF1015 family protein, protein MNIISFRPLFFNTQWQKSISPPYDVISKDEEVELKKFPFNITHITLPVTNAIGSDLFNEWISRGVLYRYPKELLIVIMQEFEYNGKKMKRFSVMAPVQTSPPDEDILTHEHTFGKYVGERKDLMKLTKCQLEPIFLLSEKGDLLDKLKRYTESTHFQNSVEEPKGVMNYVYLVEDKERISEILSSVSSSRAIVADGHHRLQATRELYEEDQRNKDFWKFSLSYVEPADQDSLLILGIHRVISSGHSLRDYMARIRDYFEVSEIDNANDAKTVVLYDGKYHSLRPKDKSYNEAGIDDIEAYEASNPLLIDRVLIRKILEIDESTILTDVYYTGDESEAKELVDDGNSGFAVIMPQWDKKKLFALMDKGVQLPRKSTYFFPKIPSGLALYYDVT, encoded by the coding sequence ATGAACATCATATCTTTTAGGCCATTATTTTTCAACACGCAGTGGCAAAAGTCAATTTCTCCTCCTTATGACGTGATCAGTAAGGACGAGGAAGTCGAGTTAAAGAAATTTCCATTTAACATTACACACATAACGCTTCCGGTTACCAATGCTATTGGTTCCGATCTCTTTAATGAGTGGATATCTAGGGGAGTTCTTTACCGGTACCCGAAGGAACTCTTGATTGTAATTATGCAAGAGTTTGAATACAATGGAAAGAAAATGAAACGATTCAGTGTGATGGCCCCTGTACAAACTTCACCGCCAGACGAAGATATTTTAACGCATGAACACACTTTTGGAAAATATGTCGGTGAAAGGAAAGACTTAATGAAGTTGACAAAATGTCAGCTTGAGCCCATATTTCTCCTATCCGAGAAAGGAGATCTTCTTGACAAATTAAAGAGGTACACAGAATCTACACATTTTCAGAACTCTGTTGAGGAGCCGAAAGGGGTAATGAACTACGTATACCTTGTGGAAGATAAAGAAAGAATCAGTGAGATATTATCTTCAGTTTCCAGTTCAAGGGCTATCGTCGCGGATGGCCATCACAGGCTCCAGGCGACAAGAGAGCTTTACGAAGAGGATCAACGGAACAAAGACTTCTGGAAATTCAGTCTTTCATACGTTGAACCCGCGGATCAGGATTCGCTTCTCATTCTTGGGATTCACAGGGTGATATCTTCTGGCCACAGTTTGAGAGATTATATGGCTCGCATTAGAGACTATTTTGAAGTTTCTGAAATAGATAATGCAAATGATGCAAAGACCGTTGTTCTCTATGATGGGAAATACCATTCATTAAGACCTAAAGATAAATCGTACAATGAAGCCGGCATAGACGATATAGAAGCATATGAGGCTTCAAATCCATTACTTATAGATCGAGTTCTTATTAGAAAGATTCTTGAAATTGATGAATCGACAATACTTACGGACGTTTATTATACCGGCGACGAGAGTGAAGCCAAAGAGCTTGTTGATGACGGAAACAGTGGTTTTGCAGTCATAATGCCGCAGTGGGACAAGAAAAAACTGTTCGCCTTAATGGATAAGGGCGTACAGTTGCCTCGCAAATCTACATATTTCTTTCCAAAGATTCCTTCTGGGCTGGCACTTTATTATGATGTAACGTGA
- a CDS encoding carbon-nitrogen hydrolase family protein, translating into MKILSFQARISAYSELDSIVKKIERKLETSKADSLIMPEKWLNTVLEEKSAEYRRVMDMFTNISDSFSCLVIPGSFSVERSYGLFNSAPVFYKGELKGYQDKISLFGPEKSKYRSGNELKVFRAQNIAFGIAVCYDLDFPYYVKVQVRQGARIIFNPSLILKRYREMWHLYVKLRSLENRVPVVSVNSISDPLGGGSLATHMTQDDSAVLLNYTNAGRSVSMLSEIDLESHIPMIERRMLEDPGEYSTGHI; encoded by the coding sequence TTGAAAATCCTGAGCTTCCAGGCGAGGATTTCTGCATATTCAGAACTCGACTCTATAGTGAAGAAAATAGAAAGAAAATTGGAGACCTCGAAAGCAGACAGTCTGATAATGCCTGAAAAATGGTTGAATACTGTTCTGGAGGAGAAATCTGCAGAATACAGAAGGGTTATGGATATGTTCACTAATATATCTGATTCTTTTTCCTGTCTGGTAATCCCTGGAAGTTTTTCCGTAGAAAGATCTTATGGGCTCTTTAATTCTGCTCCAGTCTTCTATAAGGGAGAACTTAAAGGTTACCAGGATAAGATCTCCCTTTTTGGGCCTGAGAAATCAAAATACAGGAGCGGAAATGAGTTAAAGGTTTTTCGTGCACAAAATATTGCCTTCGGAATCGCAGTATGCTACGATCTTGATTTCCCATACTATGTTAAGGTCCAGGTTAGGCAAGGCGCGAGAATCATATTCAACCCTTCCCTGATTTTAAAACGCTACCGGGAAATGTGGCACCTCTATGTCAAGCTAAGATCATTGGAGAACAGAGTACCGGTAGTATCTGTGAATTCTATAAGCGATCCGCTTGGCGGAGGATCACTGGCCACGCACATGACGCAGGATGACTCTGCTGTATTGCTCAATTATACAAATGCAGGCAGAAGTGTGAGCATGCTCTCCGAGATCGATTTGGAATCACACATCCCAATGATTGAAAGGAGAATGCTCGAAGATCCTGGAGAATACTCTACCGGCCATATCTAG
- a CDS encoding nucleotidyl transferase AbiEii/AbiGii toxin family protein, with translation MKLPIAKQLKKQSQVQVAFLQDEIMDILYSLTDELIFHGGTAIWRCYNGKRFSEDLDFYSRSFPRILTKFQKSVMSHGLSVLKIKDTGNVIFSSIKNNNAIVGVEVNHVFNATGNQIAYELTDGSHIEVLSLTADQFIEEKMLAYADRRYIRDIYDIYHLSTNYELQASTRLNLMEFLSNLPSPIDEHVLRTLVYTGLAPTFENMIREMKRHIR, from the coding sequence ATGAAATTACCTATTGCAAAGCAACTAAAAAAGCAATCTCAGGTTCAGGTTGCCTTTCTTCAGGACGAAATCATGGACATTCTCTATTCGCTTACAGATGAGTTAATTTTTCATGGGGGAACAGCCATATGGAGGTGCTACAATGGTAAAAGATTTTCCGAGGATCTTGATTTTTATTCTCGTTCTTTTCCAAGAATCTTGACTAAATTTCAGAAATCAGTTATGTCTCACGGTTTGTCGGTCTTAAAGATTAAAGATACTGGAAATGTAATATTTTCAAGTATAAAGAACAATAACGCAATTGTAGGAGTCGAGGTCAACCACGTATTCAATGCGACAGGCAACCAGATAGCATATGAACTCACAGATGGAAGCCATATTGAGGTCTTAAGTCTGACAGCTGACCAGTTTATAGAAGAGAAGATGCTGGCTTATGCTGATCGTCGTTACATAAGGGACATTTATGATATTTACCACCTTTCAACCAATTATGAATTGCAGGCTTCGACTCGGCTGAATCTTATGGAATTCCTCTCCAACTTGCCGTCACCCATTGATGAGCACGTACTGCGGACACTTGTTTACACTGGGCTGGCTCCTACCTTTGAAAACATGATAAGAGAAATGAAGAGGCATATTAGATGA
- a CDS encoding alpha/beta hydrolase, with translation MSFQSDLGKISYLYRDGHFPLIMLHGLGGTGNSFLKVALQLPSDFALIMPDLLGHGKTVSNVDNITIENQGLLVKRIVEHLGASEFGLYGHSYGGWISLYFSINIGKPRILILEDSAGLNPTVGEEGDVEKFLDAIMRTSPWNSRDTLRSIIINNATAEKKITNDQLNSLTQRTLIMWSEEDRVIPIYFGKLMHENIKSSILITFPNAAHVPHVKYPEKVASSVTSFFRGTI, from the coding sequence ATGTCATTTCAATCTGATTTAGGGAAGATCTCTTATCTCTACAGAGATGGGCATTTTCCATTGATCATGCTACATGGCCTTGGCGGAACTGGAAACAGTTTTTTGAAGGTTGCACTTCAATTACCGAGTGATTTTGCACTAATTATGCCCGATCTCCTCGGACATGGAAAGACAGTATCGAACGTGGATAACATTACTATTGAGAACCAGGGACTTCTGGTTAAAAGGATTGTTGAACATCTTGGTGCGTCAGAATTTGGTCTTTATGGGCATTCGTATGGTGGCTGGATATCTCTCTACTTCAGCATAAACATCGGGAAACCTCGGATCCTTATCCTGGAAGACTCCGCTGGTTTGAATCCAACAGTTGGGGAAGAGGGGGACGTTGAGAAATTTCTCGATGCAATTATGAGAACAAGCCCATGGAACAGCAGGGATACGTTAAGGTCAATAATAATAAACAATGCAACGGCTGAAAAGAAGATCACGAATGACCAGTTGAACTCTCTCACCCAAAGAACGTTAATCATGTGGAGTGAAGAGGATAGGGTTATACCGATTTACTTCGGTAAATTGATGCATGAGAACATAAAATCAAGCATCCTTATTACGTTCCCAAATGCTGCGCACGTACCGCATGTAAAATATCCGGAAAAGGTTGCCAGTTCAGTAACATCCTTTTTCAGAGGTACAATCTAG